In Fluviispira sanaruensis, a genomic segment contains:
- a CDS encoding MazG family protein, which translates to MRSEDGCPWDREQTFASLQKYMIEEAYEAVESSQNILENNKESINEFCSELGDVLLQIYLNSQIAQEKNYFNIRNVFENINHKMISRHPHVFEKGNESITNASEVIALWDKIKESEKSKNPDANKDQKISLLKKAIKKKSLPTLNFGTEISKSAWKIGFSWQTMQEVFQDVLSEVQELEDEIQEKDLNIEKVIDELGDVIYSLCNLVNFFKETRNDAVTLDFDLIARASFQKFINRFNEMENIMLENKTPLDEESAKKLTLDQWNELWKKAKKRRYR; encoded by the coding sequence TTGCGATCAGAGGATGGTTGTCCATGGGATCGAGAACAAACATTTGCATCATTACAAAAATATATGATTGAAGAAGCTTATGAAGCAGTTGAATCTTCACAAAATATTTTAGAAAATAATAAAGAAAGTATTAATGAATTTTGTTCTGAATTGGGTGATGTTTTACTGCAAATATATTTGAATTCACAAATTGCTCAAGAAAAAAATTATTTTAATATTAGAAATGTTTTTGAAAATATTAATCATAAAATGATATCTCGTCATCCACATGTATTTGAAAAAGGCAATGAAAGTATAACGAACGCAAGTGAGGTTATTGCTCTTTGGGATAAGATAAAAGAATCTGAAAAATCTAAAAATCCGGATGCGAATAAAGATCAAAAAATTTCACTTCTCAAAAAAGCAATTAAGAAAAAATCATTACCAACATTAAATTTTGGTACTGAAATTTCTAAGTCAGCCTGGAAAATTGGTTTTAGTTGGCAAACTATGCAAGAAGTTTTTCAAGATGTTCTTTCTGAAGTTCAGGAACTTGAAGATGAGATTCAAGAAAAAGATTTGAATATCGAAAAAGTTATTGATGAATTAGGTGATGTCATTTATTCTCTCTGTAATCTTGTCAATTTTTTTAAAGAAACAAGAAATGATGCTGTTACTCTAGATTTCGATTTGATTGCTCGTGCATCATTTCAAAAATTTATAAATCGCTTCAATGAAATGGAAAATATTATGCTAGAGAATAAAACGCCACTTGATGAAGAGTCTGCGAAAAAACTGACTCTCGATCAATGGAATGAGCTTTGGAAAAAGGCAAAAAAAAGGCGTTATCGTTAA
- a CDS encoding SseB family protein has product MVLKNLFGKKDQTQKPVQSNVNPTENHDDVSSSAQQNQPNEPQAALHLENAMVENARNDTPETRAKVYQELLFSDLLLSLADPNPNEAQEQTSADGKPEVNVAILSNAQGIQFAAAFTSAAAARRWRAEGGQYVSIRGQDVFKLLEPSPAEVIVVNPGSAPFVVLNKVDYRQLAMGIVPQSQKSPVQVNVGTEQEQQQQQEGMQLAFPQDVFTDEQKQHTYHILSSIDKVEAAALGAILPPNAPQDSGWVRTVFLRIIGVEETQEAVQSFCLKVRESMRNNNEIFQETQFEVGVMPDPNFWLAMHQNNFILLDKNPPKIPAQEETVSV; this is encoded by the coding sequence ATGGTATTAAAAAATTTGTTTGGAAAAAAAGATCAAACACAAAAACCTGTTCAATCCAACGTAAATCCAACTGAAAATCATGACGATGTGTCTTCTTCAGCACAACAAAATCAGCCGAATGAACCTCAAGCGGCTTTGCACCTTGAAAATGCAATGGTTGAAAATGCACGCAATGACACTCCAGAAACAAGAGCTAAAGTGTATCAAGAGCTTTTATTTTCAGATCTCTTATTATCTCTAGCCGATCCAAACCCAAATGAAGCACAAGAGCAGACATCAGCTGATGGTAAGCCAGAAGTCAATGTTGCTATCCTTTCAAATGCACAGGGTATTCAATTTGCAGCCGCTTTTACAAGTGCTGCCGCTGCACGTCGCTGGCGCGCCGAAGGAGGCCAGTATGTTTCCATCCGTGGACAAGATGTATTTAAACTACTTGAGCCAAGTCCTGCTGAAGTGATCGTGGTAAACCCAGGCAGTGCGCCATTTGTCGTATTGAACAAAGTCGATTATCGTCAGTTAGCAATGGGCATCGTCCCTCAATCACAAAAGAGCCCTGTCCAAGTGAATGTTGGAACGGAACAAGAACAGCAACAACAACAAGAAGGTATGCAATTGGCATTTCCTCAAGATGTTTTTACAGATGAGCAAAAGCAACACACTTATCACATCCTTTCGTCAATTGATAAAGTAGAAGCTGCTGCATTGGGAGCGATTCTTCCGCCAAATGCTCCGCAGGATTCGGGTTGGGTGAGAACTGTCTTTTTACGCATTATAGGTGTTGAAGAAACTCAAGAAGCTGTTCAATCTTTTTGTTTAAAAGTACGTGAATCTATGCGAAACAATAATGAGATCTTCCAAGAGACACAATTTGAAGTAGGCGTAATGCCAGATCCAAACTTCTGGCTGGCGATGCATCAAAATAATTTTATTTTGCTGGATAAAAATCCACCCAAAATTCCTGCTCAAGAAGAAACAGTTTCCGTTTGA
- a CDS encoding KpsF/GutQ family sugar-phosphate isomerase, with amino-acid sequence MQNCIIENAVKRAEHISSAVNWYALAMKENEEFKRNFLQLIDELVQCSTIEKSNKQVFFIAVGKSAQVAQLAVSMLVSVGVLARFVHPTEALHGDLGVVGQKDIVVLISNNGRSSELLQLIPGLEDRNVKIFAMTSKEDSPLAKLAQYLLLIPPFEEYCPLAQAPITSTVTSLALCQLLVAATVEMRNYPIDDYARNHPGGAIGKRIFLKADNLMIQGNELPIVYPSDSFQTVVSTFTQYSKAAVLVLEQQKFLGLITEKDLRQAMEKYGPKVFECSALDIMNKNPTSVRPGLLAVEVFQLMNSKHPPFNLLPVIDSEGNGVGLVRLLDFVTAGVTL; translated from the coding sequence ATGCAAAATTGTATTATTGAAAATGCTGTTAAACGTGCTGAACATATTTCGAGCGCTGTCAATTGGTATGCACTCGCTATGAAAGAAAACGAAGAATTTAAAAGAAATTTCTTGCAATTAATCGATGAACTTGTTCAGTGTTCAACGATAGAAAAATCAAATAAACAAGTTTTCTTTATAGCAGTAGGAAAATCGGCGCAGGTTGCACAATTGGCCGTTTCTATGCTCGTCAGTGTAGGTGTTTTAGCACGATTTGTTCATCCAACAGAAGCTTTGCACGGAGATCTTGGAGTCGTAGGGCAAAAAGATATTGTCGTTTTGATTTCGAACAATGGCAGAAGCTCAGAACTCTTGCAGCTTATCCCTGGTTTGGAAGATAGAAATGTTAAAATTTTTGCTATGACTTCAAAAGAAGATTCTCCATTAGCTAAATTAGCTCAGTATTTATTGTTAATTCCACCTTTTGAAGAATATTGTCCCCTTGCTCAAGCACCGATAACAAGCACAGTGACTTCGTTGGCTCTCTGTCAATTGTTGGTTGCTGCGACCGTTGAAATGCGCAATTATCCAATAGATGATTACGCACGAAATCATCCTGGTGGGGCGATTGGGAAAAGAATCTTTTTAAAAGCAGATAATCTTATGATTCAAGGGAATGAATTGCCAATAGTTTATCCCTCAGATTCTTTTCAAACTGTGGTTTCAACTTTTACTCAATATTCAAAAGCAGCAGTGCTTGTTTTAGAGCAGCAAAAGTTTTTAGGACTTATTACGGAAAAAGATCTGCGCCAAGCTATGGAAAAATATGGACCAAAGGTTTTTGAATGCAGCGCGCTTGATATTATGAATAAAAATCCAACATCTGTGCGTCCTGGACTTCTTGCTGTAGAGGTATTTCAGCTTATGAATTCTAAACACCCGCCTTTTAACTTACTTCCTGTAATTGACAGTGAAGGCAATGGAGTGGGTCTTGTTCGTCTGCTTGATTTCGTAACGGCTGGTGTTACTTTATAA